Proteins encoded within one genomic window of Natator depressus isolate rNatDep1 chromosome 1, rNatDep2.hap1, whole genome shotgun sequence:
- the LOC141988272 gene encoding olfactory receptor 51G2-like, whose protein sequence is MSAVNDTKFNSAAFLLSGIPGQEDVHLWISIPFCLMYVISIVGNSVILFIIKADPSLHEPMYIFLSTLAITDLALSISTMPTTLGVYLFNTREISLNACFAQLFFIHSFECIESSVLLLMAFDRFIAICDPLRYASILTLPRIGKMGLVCVLRGVAVMLPLPFLLQQFRYCRSNVLSHCYCINQDVMKIACSDIRVNSIYGLSVTLLTEGLDSLLIFLSYVMILKTVLSIASHAECLRALNTCVSHLCAVLLFYTPMIGLSVVHRRGEGSFPFLKIILGYISLLVPPLINPIVYSVKTKHLRARIIRVFVK, encoded by the coding sequence ATGTCAGCTGTCAATGACACCAAATTCAACTCTGCAGCGTTCCTTCTCAgcgggatacctgggcaggaagaCGTTCATCtgtggatctccatccccttctgcttAATGTATGTTATTTCCATAGTAGGAAATTCAGTCATTTTGTTCATTATAAAAGCAGATCCaagcctccatgagcccatgtacattttcctttccacaTTAGCCATCACAGACCTTGCCTTATCGATATCCACCATGCCGACAACACTCGGTGTATACTTGTTTAACACTAGAGAGATCAGCCTCAACGCCTGTTTtgcccagctgttcttcatccactcGTTTGAATGCATTGAATCCTCCGTGCTCCTGTTGATGGCCTTTGACCGCTTCATCGCGATCTGTGACCCGCTGAGATATGCTTCTATCTTAACCCTGCCAAGAATAGGCAAGATGGGACTGGTGTGTGTGCTAAGAGGGGTGGCTGTAATGCTCCCACTCCCTTTTCTCCTTCAACAGTTCCGATATTGTCGATCCAATGTCCTCTCCCATTGCTACTGCATAAACCAGGACGTCATGAAGATTGCTTGTTCGGATATCAGAGTGAACAGCATCTATGGCTTGTCTGTTACACTCTTGACAGAGGGGCTGGACTCGCTGCTCATCTTTCTCTCTTATGTGATGATTCTCAAAACAGTGCTGAGCATCGCGTCCCATGCAGAGTGCCTCAGGGCCCTGAACACCTGTGTCTCCCACCTCTGCGCTGTCCTGCTCTTCTACACACCAATGATCGGCCTGTCTGTGGTACACAGAAGAGGGGAGggctcttttccttttcttaagaTTATCCTGGGCTACATCTCCCTGCTTGTCCCACCCCTGATTAACCCAATTGTGTACAGTGTGAAAACCAAACACCTTCGTGCAAGGATAATCAGGGTGTTCGTCAAGTGA